From Choloepus didactylus isolate mChoDid1 chromosome 25 unlocalized genomic scaffold, mChoDid1.pri SUPER_25_unloc1, whole genome shotgun sequence, a single genomic window includes:
- the KDM4B gene encoding lysine-specific demethylase 4B isoform X5: protein MGSEDHGAQNPSCKIMTFRPTMEEFKDFNKYVAYIESQGAHRAGLAKIIPPKEWKPRQTYDDIDDVVIPAPIQQVVTGQSGLFTQYNIQKKAMTVGEYRRLANSEKYCTPRHQDFDDLERKYWKNLTFVSPIYGADISGSLYDDVPVTPFS from the exons ATGGGGTCCGAGGACCACGGCGCCCAGAACCCAAGTTGCAAGATCATGACGTTCCGCCCAACCATGGAAGAGTTTAAGGACTTCAACAAATACGTGGCCTACATCGAGTCCCAGGGCGCCCACCGAGCGGGCCTGGCCAAG ATCATCCCCCCGAAGGAGTGGAAGCCGCGGCAGACGTACGACGACATCGACGACGTGGTCATCCCGGCCCCCATCCAGCAGGTGGTGACGGGGCAGTCGGGGCTCTTCACGCAGTACAACATCCAGAAGAAGGCCATGACGGTCGGCGAGTACCGCCGCCTGGCCAACAGCGAGAA GTATTGCACCCCACGCCACCAGGACTTTGATGACCTGGAGCGCAAGTACTGGAAGAACCTCACCTTCGTCTCCCCGATTTACGGAGCTGACATCAGCGGCTCACTGTACGACGAT GTTCCTGTCACTCCGTTCTCCTGA